GTATATCATCGATCCATGCATCCACAAACCACCTAAACAGAGATTAGTTACTTGATCTGTTCTTGGAATTCTTGAGTCTTGGTCTTGTGCTTGTTGACTTAATTGCTGTTAGGTTTGGAAGTGTTTGGCCATTCGGATATAAGtaacaattattaatatatattttctgtacGGTTTTTCCTTGATTTTCATAGGTTGATGAGAATGGCAAAATCCATCGTCTGCGACGTGAATGTCCCGGAGAGAACTGTGGTGCTGGAGTCTTTATGGCTGCTCATGAGGATCGTCATTACTGCGGCAAATGCAACTTGACTTTTGTGTTCAGCAAACCAGAAGAAAAGTAATAGGACGACGCATTTAGTGAGGCATCAATTAGAACAGTGTCattcaatcaataaaatgcattGATAACTAacattttgtgtatatttattttgttgtaaatgttggttgaatattaaatttttaaaccTTATCTACGTCAAATTACTTGCCTCCCAAAAATGAAGAGAAAAGGGTTCACAAATTTAGAAATGATTTTATagatattaaaatttctaCTTCTGTTGCTTATTGGATATAAacttcaaataattataacaatCCTGATTTCTTAATATTAATGGAGCGGACTCTGCAAAGTAATCATATTcctgatcagcatcaatagcgaagtctatattaataaataagacTCAATGCAGAATCGGTAACATAAAACCAATTTCTGTTTTCATACactcaaatattttgtaatccaATTTTAGGAAAAGTATCTACCTTATGGAAATATCTACTTTTACTAAACTTTTCTTGTTGACCAGTAATTTAACTGGAGGATACATATAGTAACACCCACTACAATCCACGATGTTAATTTCGATTTtagtaatttgaaattaaatctATAATTAACATAAGGAGTAAGCAGATTTCTACCAAACAGctaattctatttttataggGATTTCCTAGGGTCGCATTTTTTTTgcccttcggtatattttactagCTCTGCGCTACTTGTTTTCATCTGTGAGTGtacgaaaatattttaatttatgtatttttcgAGAGGGTTGATGTATCTTTGTATCGAGTatgtacacaaaaaaattcatttcttttgtttagaTTAAGAATCGGTCGCTAACTTACaactattttgatttttatgtacCTCATGTTTTTTCATGATTAACttcatatttctttaaaaatttgattagatACAATACTATATTCTAGATGAAATATCCACAAAGAAATGAAGAAGCCAAAATCTTGTAAAAAGCATGCTCTCTGCcaacaaataattttctttatattttgtactacaAGGTGCGTTCCAAAGTAAACAGGACTTTTAACAGAAAGACAGAACAAATAGTTTTTTcggcaaaatcaatttatattattcaaaatagtcTCCTTCTGCTTTAATACAGATTTTTGCACGGTCCAAAAGCATGTCGAACGAATGTTTTAGCTCGTTGCCCGGGATGGCCTCCAGTATGCCGGTGCAAGCCTTTTGTATGGCCTCGACGTCTGCATAACGCTTTCCTTTCATCGGCAAATGCTTTTTTCCGAAAAAGTAGAAGTCGCACGGTGCAATATCAGGTGAATACGGGGAGTGGTTGATGGttaaaatgtgatttttgGTCAAATAGTCGGTCCTTCGAATGTTGAATTCTGAGCAATTTTTGGACGTCAGTCAATTTGTGCGGAACAAACCGTGCACCCACCTTTTGAAAGCCCAAATGTTCGGTCAAAATGCGATAAATCGATGTTTTGGAGATTTTCAATTCTATTTCCATGAATTTCAATGATGATTTCGGCtgattttttatgaattcaCGCACAGTTTCGATGGAATTTTCGGTGATCACGGATTTTGGTTGGCCCACATGTTCATCGTCATTTATGTCCTCACGATCACTTTGAAAACGTTGAAACCACTCGTGCACTCTGCTACGGGATAGGCAACCATCGCCATAAACTTTTTTCATCAATTGAAACGTTTCGgtaaaagttttaaaacaaaatttaatgttgGCTCTTTGTTCGAAGCTCATTTTCGCACTTAAAACGCAATAACTTCACTTCCAATAGATGAAATGTCATGAAATTTTTACTGGAAGTCGATAAAGGATAGCAGATGTAGTGCGTTAGGCACTACATATAGATGGTGCCTCTAGATGGCGCTAGATTCAAAAAGTCCTGTTTACTTTGGAACGCACCTTGTATAGCGCTTACTGctgaacatttaattaaatgtatgtttatatacatacaagtatatttaaatttaatataattaacttTTTTGGTTCGGTGGATCTTTTTCTAAAAATGCCCATATGTTAGTATTCCGGAAAAATTTGAACTTTCTTCAatgtaaatgcattttattattattggccCATCAGTTGTACataatttagatttaaatGGACACAAATCAAGTTTTCGgataagtatataaatatttgaattaaaaattaaaggtTAATCACGTCGACATTAAGACTCTTTATCATAAATGTAACAATGTCGGTGGCCTCCTCAATTCTCTTTGATGTTGGTTTTCCAGCGCCGTGACCTGCTTTTTTGTATACGCGCAGTAGTACAGGATTCTTTTGGATATCAGAATCGCGCACAGCTTCTTGCAATGCTGCGGCAAACTTCAACGAGTGCAGCGGACTAACCCGGTCGTCGTGATCAGCTGTTAAAATTAGTGTAGCTGGATActctttacttttaatttgtggTGTATGAACATTGTGCAAGGGCGAAAACTTGTATAGATTATCGAAGTGTTCTTTTTCAGAGGGATTTCCATAGTCTGAACACCAAGCATGACCAATAGTAAACTTATGGAAACGTAACATGTCCATTACACtgtaacaaattaaataattctatATGACTCGGAAACATAACATTTTTCGTTATACTAACCCAACTTGAGCAACAGCTGCACCAAACAAATCTGGACGCTGATTGATACAAGCACCGACTAAAAGACCACCATTGGATCCTCCTTGAATTGCCAATCGGTCTTTCGAcgtataattgtttttaaccAAATATTCAGCAGCCGACTGGAAGTCatcaaaaacattttgcttATTAAGCAATCGTCCGCCATTGTGCCATTTTTCACCGTATTCGCCACCCCCACGGATATTGGGATACGCCAATACGCCATCGAATGTGTCCACAAACATAAGACTGATTTGCGAATGAAAACaatgtgaaatatttcaagatgaacaaataaatatttacccAGTAAGTCCAAATGATGGCAGCATGCTAATATTAAATCCCCCATAACCATAAAGCAAACATGGTCGTGGTTCAATAGTATCTCGCTTTTTCCGGATTATAAACATTGGTACCTTGGTACCATCTGTGCTGGAGTAAAAAATTTGCTCAACTGTGTAATCATTGCGATTGAATCCTTCCAAGTTAAGTTTAATTTCTCGAAACACCTTTGGGGCCTCATCCGGCGACTTAAAATCGTAATGGTAAATTGTTCCAGGATTTAGGAAAGATGAAAAATTATAGAATATCTCCGAATACTTCTTCTTTCCAGTAGTTCCAACAATAGTACCAATATCCAAATCAAATTCGCGAATGAGTTTTCCAGTATGCAGCGAATTGGCTTGCAAAATTGTCTATTTGTATTATAATGTTAGTACTGTGCAAGATTTTTACTTCAGTATGAAAGGATTTACCTTAACATCTCTTATATAACTGAGAAGAATTTTATCTTCGTTGACACATTTAGCCCAGTCCAATACATCCTTTTCATGTTCCTTTAAAATACGATTTTATAAACATCTGGTTTGTAATATTCACTTTTCAGAAGACATTACTTACTGGTATTAAAGTTTCCCAATTTTCTTCAGATGGATTGTCAAAGTCAATGCATATGACGCGGTAGTTTGGagcatttttgtttgtacGGAAATATACCTTTGAACCCTCATTTGTTATGTACTGTTTATgggaaaaaaacaatttttattagcaCTACGGtttgttagtatattaattcaaacgcaaatttttgtgatatttgaaaaaattaaagcatatACTTACGTCGTAATCTGATTCAAATTTATCTATAATGGTTTTCACTTCCAGCTCCGAATTGATATCTTCTCCGGGTATTAAATCAGCGTAGTATACAATATTGTCCCGGCAATCTTTAACAATCgctaatatcaaatattttccaCAATCAGATACAACAGATTGGCTAAGAAGAAAAAAGTGTATAGATCATgctataataatttatagaagTCCTAATCAAGTTTGATGAACTTTGTGTTACCCGGTACCAGTATTAGGGGACATTATGCAAATCAGTCGGCATTAACTGAAAATTCTTCAAAGATACAGCCAATACTTTATCGCATTGTCTATAATATAGGTACCGGAACAGAATTGTCAAGTTTTACAAATCAATCGTCATACAAACGCCAAGATGGTTCATTGGGAATTTGAACAACCAAGACATCTTTATCCTGACTTTCTCCAATGCGATGATAAtaaagtttttggttttggttttgtttcgtttcggaTCCATCCGTTTTGCCGTCTTGGTCTGGATACCTCTGTGAATCGtagttaattgcatttaatatataattaagttTTCGATATTAAATCGACTTACTCCGTAAAAGAAACCCTTGTTGTCCTTGGTCCACGAAATCTCAGAGAATTTAACCTTTTCAAGTATTTCGTCAAAGTCTTTTCCGGTTTCAGCATTACGAATACGTATTTTAATCCAGTCGGAGCCACTCTCACTAAGCCCATAAGCCATAAATTCACCATTATCAGAGAAAGATTTTTGAGACAATGCAATTGTGCCATCCTCAGACAAGTTGTTGGGATCGAGGAATACTTTGCTCTCTCCATCTATAGAGTCTTGTTGATACAtaacacttaaaaaaaaaaaatattattgaagtGTATGATGTGGCTTAAAgctattttcttaattaaattacctCTGGTTTTGCAAGCCAGTATtcatgaaataataataatattttccgTATTGCATTG
This window of the Drosophila albomicans strain 15112-1751.03 chromosome 2L, ASM965048v2, whole genome shotgun sequence genome carries:
- the LOC117563664 gene encoding prolyl endopeptidase, whose product is MRYLSYQRQRKFIVSALYHLGTASKHTLSVNTGMSEKTEKVATETFVYPQARKDITIEDNFHGTKVKDVYRWLEDPDAVETQDYVDSQNKISQPFLEDCEQWKKVNSKLTKLWNYPKYGCPMQYGKYYYYFMNTGLQNQSVMYQQDSIDGESKVFLDPNNLSEDGTIALSQKSFSDNGEFMAYGLSESGSDWIKIRIRNAETGKDFDEILEKVKFSEISWTKDNKGFFYGRYPDQDGKTDGSETKQNQNQKLYYHRIGESQDKDVLVVQIPNEPSWRFQSVVSDCGKYLILAIVKDCRDNIVYYADLIPGEDINSELEVKTIIDKFESDYDYITNEGSKVYFRTNKNAPNYRVICIDFDNPSEENWETLIPEHEKDVLDWAKCVNEDKILLSYIRDVKTILQANSLHTGKLIREFDLDIGTIVGTTGKKKYSEIFYNFSSFLNPGTIYHYDFKSPDEAPKVFREIKLNLEGFNRNDYTVEQIFYSSTDGTKVPMFIIRKKRDTIEPRPCLLYGYGGFNISMLPSFGLTGLMFVDTFDGVLAYPNIRGGGEYGEKWHNGGRLLNKQNVFDDFQSAAEYLVKNNYTSKDRLAIQGGSNGGLLVGACINQRPDLFGAAVAQVGVMDMLRFHKFTIGHAWCSDYGNPSEKEHFDNLYKFSPLHNVHTPQIKSKEYPATLILTADHDDRVSPLHSLKFAAALQEAVRDSDIQKNPVLLRVYKKAGHGAGKPTSKRIEEATDIVTFMIKSLNVDVINL